A single Cyprinus carpio isolate SPL01 chromosome A6, ASM1834038v1, whole genome shotgun sequence DNA region contains:
- the LOC109090267 gene encoding protein Shroom2-like isoform X9: protein MDTINQYPEDSGFPEGDHRIFYSSDRSGSFDEHRGNGEGWQVVDVTLTGGAPWGFTLRGGLEHGEPLLITKVEEGSKAATARLQAGDELVNVNNISLNGYRQEAICLIKSSHKTLSLMVKRRMKMVDIVAQKMPSESDVHMARSFLTKILRSSMRKGRFKGRNEPMSRPHSWHATKFNESHSEAKNQSTPSPVWQTRNDASSFSSELSAGWEQTNLRRVSDQFSSLGSMDSLEHSSHPCPPGRLSPSKSNNNSTEHLGGGKRDSAYSSFSTSSGTPDYTLSKINAASTENMLYKINQWDSSGRNSNGRHSQSLSDGVRQDERLGYLQHVTSSVSHETPKAEEQPGTRHSSSGRVSIGPVWHVPDMKKNTVSSTPPPTPPTRSDSFAATKVHEKGLITSSSEGLGVHAQLKPQVKALQKAGETHESMQRSHQVNETCLEGRQDYNLHSKNDSSNPYISSDAHHQYPHRMSSDKTYSLSTTDVRDRHQSYAYVPYHPRQYSDEGTFHAQTRTIPALKPPFSGYFSSMQELSTNNNIQLNSQNRNRRPAASLSSHVGVTAHHIAQGMSQTSLVRVDDSKDSSVSEMSHSGRDRMSIGSQGGAKDRYFPPQSQHHDTDHKDNNASFKQIDIYLRNFSVPSNPFNIPDSAKPSELRGSQRQHHVSSSNEHSGSYPPSKQPEHRRSAVHLNLKEYSQQPFPTKSESKICPQKTPMLYSLAQEHNDDCQDEINSGSAQQEALDRQSGKQARRSDRFATTLRNEIQMRRSQLQKSQSSATLESPVEAVEDPAVWKTTGTSSPSSDGCFSSSYKDHLKEAQARVLQATSFRRKDLEPVLFEHPGTEGPTRKDTPPLPGVSEVPPSKPTSGSNQVLRIGSRKRFSAEKKVQSFSEPDEIHEVGVNERSSVPDNAPPLENRHRLFEAAGKPVFPKPMPKQNLHISEDTRLSKSGGMHYSAKSDTAGQRNSESSTPIEHHLNEGQDGPHSVNRQAMVEQKRLGTFAEYEVKWNIQRKAAETRVSGRYHSADNILDTGNERQSNPICVHERSRSSPSADLYGKKLPVQEKKSADYSKPETNLCEQNKNSTSYSLYSSVISLSLSLEYSRWFYTSIRLHEKGYSELVCKEKPEEPPLALTKELEKKTLDPPSCHHKTAPHFSDHSTCSEPSTLSKNKSSVLLPHLEKYKYPEGTPPPLSKFQEVQPGPSGGVLASLSPINNQSSAPLSASVPWKGSEHSKGPTREEELQEELVPPPFPPPPPPAVLPTQQTAGPTQPTMEGQRSPSPQFAPQRLTDKPPVSVSIQDEAPGRMDRIKDENTSVKKVPIKIVHFESDIEKESRQYLDLPIETPVSSQGPGGTPLQSLGNPDQSYSLFCTYTRQKDQGPGLREADMGPLKDQGPQTNMNPVSYALHSLQTIPFSDQSSNGVSSHPSQSDDDKKTKELARDIMDKDKSLVDILDQSKMKTTMDLMEGIFPQGEQLLEEAQQRRKAAPKPLSPRNSVEKKEEDSPVAATALGTNSTYYSTSAPKAELLIKMKDMQEQSVEHSSEEELEEDDESDLASRKQELIDSLSKKLQVLKEAQESLQEDVQDNNALGEEVEAIVQGVCKPNELEKFRMFVGDLDKVVNLLLSLSGRLARVENALNSLEEDASLEERRTLTEKRKLLIRQHEDAKELKENLDRRERVVYDILASYLSEENMADYEHFVKMKSALIIEQRKLEDKIKLGEEQLNCLMDSLPMDQRISN from the exons GAGGATGAAAATGGTGGATATTGTAGCACAGAAAATGCCATCAGAGAGTGACGTGCATATGGCCCGGAGCTTTCTCACGAAGATTTTACGAAGTTCCATGAG AAAGGGCCGATTTAAAGG GAGAAATGAACCCATGAGCAGACCTCACTCCTGGCATGCCACCAAGTTCAACGAGAGCCACTCAGAAGCCAAAAACCAGTCCACACCCTCACCAGTCTGGCAAACAAGAAATGATGCAAG ttCATTCTCCTCTGAACTCTCAGCCGGCTGGGAGCAAACAAATCTACGGCGAGTATCCGATCAGTTCAGCTCTTTGGGTAGTATGGACAGCCTAGAGCATAGCTCTCATCCCTGTCCACCTGGCCGTCTTTCCCCAAGCAAGTccaacaataacagcactgaacatttgggtggtggtAAACGAGACTCTGCATACAGCTCCTTTTCTACAAGCTCAGGAACCCCAGATTACACACTGTCCAAAATAAATGCTGCTTCCACTGAGAACATGCTGTACAAAATTAATCAGTGGGACTCAAGTGGCAGGAACAGCAATGGCAGGCATAGCCAAAGCCTAAGCGATGGGGTACGACAAGATGAGAGGCTTGGATACTTGCAGCATGTCACAAGTTCAGTTAGCCATGAGACCCCAAAAGCTGAAGAACAGCCAGGCACTCGGCATTCAAGCTCTGGAAGAGTTAGTATTGGACCTGTCTGGCATGTCCCAGATATGAAGAAAAACACGGTATCCTCCACCCCACCTCCCACTCCACCGACACGCAGTGATAGTTTTGCAGCTACCAAGGTACATGAGAAGGGTTTGATCACAAGCTCCTCTGAGGGCCTTGGTGTTCATGCCCAGTTAAAGCCTCAGGTAAAAGCATTACAAAAGGCAGGAGAAACTCATGAAAGTATGCAAAGGTCTCACCAAGTCAACGAGACATGTCTTGAGGGTCGACAGGATTATAACCTGCACTCCAAAAATGATTCCTCAAATCCCTACATTTCATCTGATGCACATCATCAGTATCCACACCGTATGTCATCAGACAAGACATACTCCCTATCAACGACAGATGTCAGGGATAGACATCAATCATATGCCTATGTTCCATACCATCCACGGCAGTACAGCGATGAGGGCACTTTCCACGCTCAAACTAGGACAATACCAGCACTGAAACCTCCATTCAGTGGCTACTTTAGCAGTATGCAGGAGCTGTCcacaaacaacaacatacaacTCAATAGCCAGAATCGAAATAGAAggccagctgcatcactgtccaGTCATGTTGGAGTTACCGCTCATCATATCGCTCAGGGAATGTCCCAGACTTCTTTAGTGAGAGTTGATGACTCTAAAGATTCTTCAGTCTCGGAAATGTCACACAGTGGACGGGACAGGATGTCCATAGGTTCACAAGGAGGAGCAAAAGACCGCTATTTCCCACCTCAGTCACAGCACCATGATACTGATCATAAAGACAATAATGCCTCCTTCAAACAAATTGACATCTATCTTCGCAATTTCTCTGTTCCAAGTAATCCCTTCAATATACCTGATTCAGCAAAACCTTCTGAACTGAGAGGGAGCCAAAGGCAACACCATGTGTCTAGCTCAAATGAGCATTCTGGTAGTTATCCTCCCAGTAAGCAACCCGAGCACAGGAGAAGTGCTGTTCATCTCAATCTTAAAGAGTACTCCCAACAACCCTTTCCAACTAAAAGCGAGTCAAAGATATGTCCCCAGAAAACACCTATGCTGTATTCTCTGGCCCAAGAGCACAATGACGACTGTCAAGATGAGATCAACAGTGGAAGTGCACAACAGGAAGCCCTTGACCGTCAGAGTGGCAAACAGGCAAGACGAAGTGACCGATTTGCCACCACCTTGCGCAACGAGATCCAGATGAGGAGGTCCCAGCTTCAAAAGAGTCAAAGCTCAGCCACTTTAGAAAGTCCTGTTGAAGCTGTAGAAGATCCTGCTGTCTGGAAGACCACTGGAACTTCTTCTCCCTCCTCGGATGGCTGCTTTTCCAGCTCATATAAAGACCATCTGAAAGAAGCCCAGGCCAGAGTCCTCCAGGCTACATCCTTTAGGAGAAAAGACCTTGAGCCAGTCTTGTTTGAGCATCCAGGTACTGAGGGTCCCACTCGGAAAGACACACCTCCGCTTCCAGGTGTCTCTGAGGTCCCACCTAGCAAACCCACCTCAGGGAGTAATCAGGTGCTTCGCATTGGTAGCCGCAAACGGTTTTCTGCAGAAAAGAAAGTTCAGTCTTTTTCTGAGCCAGATGAAATTCATGAAGTAGGAGTTAATGAGCGCTCCAGTGTGCCTGATAATGCTCCACCCTTGGAAAATCGGCACAGATTATTTGAGGCAGCGGGGAAACCAGTTTTCCCTAAGCCTATGCCAAAGCAAAACCTGCATATATCTGAAGACACCAGACTGTCCAAGTCGGGAGGCATGCATTATTCTGCAAAGAGTGACACAGCAGGGCAGAGAAACAGTGAAAGCTCAACCCCCATAGAGCACCACCTTAATGAAGGTCAGGATGGCCCCCACTCTGTGAACCGACAAGCCATGGTAGAACAAAAGCGACTTGGCACCTTTGCAGAGTATGAAGTCAAATGGAACATCCAAAGGAAAGCAGCCGAAACAAGGGTATCTGGACGATATCACTCTGCTGATAACATCCTTGATACAGGGAATGAGAGACAGAGTAACCCCATCTGTGTGCATGAAAGATCTAGATCctccccttctgctgacctctATGGGAAG AAACTTCCAGTTCAAGAAAAGAAGTCAGCTGACTATTCCAAACCTGAGACAAATCTCTGCGAACAGAATAAGAATAGTACAAG CTACTCACTTTACTCTTCTGTaatctctttgtctctttctttgGAGTACAGCCGCTGGTTCTATACTTCCATTAG GTTACATGAAAAAGGATACAGTGAACTCGTATGCAAGGAGAAACCAGAAGAACCTCCTTTGGCTTTGACTAAAGAACTGGAGAAAAAGACTTTAGATCCTCCATCCTGTCATCATAAAACTGCACCGCATTTCTCTGACCATAGCACTTGCAGTGAACCTTCAACCCTCTCCAAAAACAAGAGCTCTGTTCTCTTGCCCCATCTGGAGAAGTACAAATACCCTGAGGGCACACCCCCTCCTCTTAGCAAATTTCAGGAGGTCCAGCCTGGACCATCAGGAGGAGTCTTGGCCTCACTTTCTCCTATCAACAATCAAAGCTCCGCCCCTCTTTCAGCCTCTGTTCCCTGGAAGGGTTCAGAGCACAGCAAAGGGCCAACCAGGGAGGAGGAGCTACAAGAAGAGCTTGTGCCTCCTCCCTTTCCACCTCCTCCCCCTCCAGCTGTCCTGCCCACTCAACAAACCGCTGGCCCGACCCAGCCCACCATGGAGGGGCAGCGTTCACCCTCGCCCCAGTTTGCTCCCCAGAGGCTGACTGACAAGCCCCCTGTCTCTGTCTCCATACAGGATGAAGCTCCTGGAAG gatggaTAGGATTAAAGATGAGAACACATCAGTGAAGAAAGTTCCCATTAAGATTGTTCACTTCGAGAGTGACATTGAAAAAGAAAGTCGACAATATCTTGACCTGCCCATCGAGACCCCTGTCAGCTCTCAAGGACCTGGAGGAACTCCTCTTCAGAGTTTGGGGAACCCAGATCAGTCATACTCTCTGTTCTGTACGTACACCAGGCAAAAGGACCAGGGGCCTGGTCTGAGAGAAGCAGATATGGGTCCTCTGAAAGACCAGGGTCCACAAACCAACATGAACCCAGTATCTTATGCGTTACATAGCCTGCAGACGATCCCTTTTTCAGATCAAAGCAGCAACGGAGTGTCTTCACATCCCTCGCAGTCAgatgatgacaaaaaaacaaaggaGCTAGCTAGAGACATAATGGACAAAGACAAGTCCCTAGTGGACATTTTAGACCAGAGTAAGATGAAGACCACCATGGATCTGATGGAGGGGATTTTCCCTCAGGGAGAGCAGTTACTGGAGGAGGCCCAACAGCGCAGGAAAGCTGCACCTAAACCGCTCTCTCCTCGCAACTCTGTAGAGAA GAAAGAGGAGGACAGCCCGGTGGCAGCCACTGCTTTAGGGACTAATTCAACCTACTACAGTACATCTGCACCCAAAGCAGAGCTGCTGATTAAGATGAAGGACATGCAGGAACAGAGTGTGGAACACAGCTccgaggaggagctggaggaggacGATGAAAGTGATCTTGCCAGCAGGAAG CAAGAGTTGATTGACAGTCTCAGCAAGAAGTTGCAGGTGTTGAAGGAAGCTCAGGAGAGTCTACAGGAGGATGTGCAGGACAACAATGCTCTCGGGGAGGAAGTTGAGGCCATCGTACAGGGTGTTTGCAAGCCTAATGAACTTGAAAAGTTCCGTATGTTCGTTGGAGATCTTGATAAAGTGGTCAACCTTCTGCTGTCTCTGTCTGGACGCTTGGCTAGAGTAGAGAATGCCCTGAACAGCCTGGAGGAAGACGCTTCACTGGAGGAGAGG CGTACACTGACAGAGAAACGCAAACTTCTGATCCGTCAACATGAGGATGCTAAGGAGCTGAAGGAGAATCTGGACAGGAGAGAACGGGTGGTCTACGACATCCTGGCCAGCTACCTGTCAGAGGAGAATATGGCTGACTATGAGCACTTTGTGAAGATGAAATCCGCCCTTATTATAGAGCAACGAAAGCTTGAGGACAAGATAAAACTCGGGGAGGAGCAGCTCAATTGTCTGATGGACAGTCTCCCAATGGACCAGAGGATAAGCAACTGA
- the LOC109090267 gene encoding protein Shroom2-like isoform X1, translating into MDTINQYPEDSGFPEGDHRIFYSSDRSGSFDEHRGNGEGWQVVDVTLTGGAPWGFTLRGGLEHGEPLLITKVEEGSKAATARLQAGDELVNVNNISLNGYRQEAICLIKSSHKTLSLMVKRRMKMVDIVAQKMPSESDVHMARSFLTKILRSSMRKGRFKGRNEPMSRPHSWHATKFNESHSEAKNQSTPSPVWQTRNDASSFSSELSAGWEQTNLRRVSDQFSSLGSMDSLEHSSHPCPPGRLSPSKSNNNSTEHLGGGKRDSAYSSFSTSSGTPDYTLSKINAASTENMLYKINQWDSSGRNSNGRHSQSLSDGVRQDERLGYLQHVTSSVSHETPKAEEQPGTRHSSSGRVSIGPVWHVPDMKKNTVSSTPPPTPPTRSDSFAATKVHEKGLITSSSEGLGVHAQLKPQVKALQKAGETHESMQRSHQVNETCLEGRQDYNLHSKNDSSNPYISSDAHHQYPHRMSSDKTYSLSTTDVRDRHQSYAYVPYHPRQYSDEGTFHAQTRTIPALKPPFSGYFSSMQELSTNNNIQLNSQNRNRRPAASLSSHVGVTAHHIAQGMSQTSLVRVDDSKDSSVSEMSHSGRDRMSIGSQGGAKDRYFPPQSQHHDTDHKDNNASFKQIDIYLRNFSVPSNPFNIPDSAKPSELRGSQRQHHVSSSNEHSGSYPPSKQPEHRRSAVHLNLKEYSQQPFPTKSESKICPQKTPMLYSLAQEHNDDCQDEINSGSAQQEALDRQSGKQARRSDRFATTLRNEIQMRRSQLQKSQSSATLESPVEAVEDPAVWKTTGTSSPSSDGCFSSSYKDHLKEAQARVLQATSFRRKDLEPVLFEHPGTEGPTRKDTPPLPGVSEVPPSKPTSGSNQVLRIGSRKRFSAEKKVQSFSEPDEIHEVGVNERSSVPDNAPPLENRHRLFEAAGKPVFPKPMPKQNLHISEDTRLSKSGGMHYSAKSDTAGQRNSESSTPIEHHLNEGQDGPHSVNRQAMVEQKRLGTFAEYEVKWNIQRKAAETRVSGRYHSADNILDTGNERQSNPICVHERSRSSPSADLYGKKLPVQEKKSADYSKPETNLCEQNKNSTRLHEKGYSELVCKEKPEEPPLALTKELEKKTLDPPSCHHKTAPHFSDHSTCSEPSTLSKNKSSVLLPHLEKYKYPEGTPPPLSKFQEVQPGPSGGVLASLSPINNQSSAPLSASVPWKGSEHSKGPTREEELQEELVPPPFPPPPPPAVLPTQQTAGPTQPTMEGQRSPSPQFAPQRLTDKPPVSVSIQDEAPGRMDRIKDENTSVKKVPIKIVHFESDIEKESRQYLDLPIETPVSSQGPGGTPLQSLGNPDQSYSLFCTYTRQKDQGPGLREADMGPLKDQGPQTNMNPVSYALHSLQTIPFSDQSSNGVSSHPSQSDDDKKTKELARDIMDKDKSLVDILDQSKMKTTMDLMEGIFPQGEQLLEEAQQRRKAAPKPLSPRNSVEKKEEDSPVAATALGTNSTYYSTSAPKAELLIKMKDMQEQSVEHSSEEELEEDDESDLASRKQELIDSLSKKLQVLKEAQESLQEDVQDNNALGEEVEAIVQGVCKPNELEKFRMFVGDLDKVVNLLLSLSGRLARVENALNSLEEDASLEERRTLTEKRKLLIRQHEDAKELKENLDRRERVVYDILASYLSEENMADYEHFVKMKSALIIEQRKLEDKIKLGEEQLNCLMDSLPMDQRISN; encoded by the exons GAGGATGAAAATGGTGGATATTGTAGCACAGAAAATGCCATCAGAGAGTGACGTGCATATGGCCCGGAGCTTTCTCACGAAGATTTTACGAAGTTCCATGAG AAAGGGCCGATTTAAAGG GAGAAATGAACCCATGAGCAGACCTCACTCCTGGCATGCCACCAAGTTCAACGAGAGCCACTCAGAAGCCAAAAACCAGTCCACACCCTCACCAGTCTGGCAAACAAGAAATGATGCAAG ttCATTCTCCTCTGAACTCTCAGCCGGCTGGGAGCAAACAAATCTACGGCGAGTATCCGATCAGTTCAGCTCTTTGGGTAGTATGGACAGCCTAGAGCATAGCTCTCATCCCTGTCCACCTGGCCGTCTTTCCCCAAGCAAGTccaacaataacagcactgaacatttgggtggtggtAAACGAGACTCTGCATACAGCTCCTTTTCTACAAGCTCAGGAACCCCAGATTACACACTGTCCAAAATAAATGCTGCTTCCACTGAGAACATGCTGTACAAAATTAATCAGTGGGACTCAAGTGGCAGGAACAGCAATGGCAGGCATAGCCAAAGCCTAAGCGATGGGGTACGACAAGATGAGAGGCTTGGATACTTGCAGCATGTCACAAGTTCAGTTAGCCATGAGACCCCAAAAGCTGAAGAACAGCCAGGCACTCGGCATTCAAGCTCTGGAAGAGTTAGTATTGGACCTGTCTGGCATGTCCCAGATATGAAGAAAAACACGGTATCCTCCACCCCACCTCCCACTCCACCGACACGCAGTGATAGTTTTGCAGCTACCAAGGTACATGAGAAGGGTTTGATCACAAGCTCCTCTGAGGGCCTTGGTGTTCATGCCCAGTTAAAGCCTCAGGTAAAAGCATTACAAAAGGCAGGAGAAACTCATGAAAGTATGCAAAGGTCTCACCAAGTCAACGAGACATGTCTTGAGGGTCGACAGGATTATAACCTGCACTCCAAAAATGATTCCTCAAATCCCTACATTTCATCTGATGCACATCATCAGTATCCACACCGTATGTCATCAGACAAGACATACTCCCTATCAACGACAGATGTCAGGGATAGACATCAATCATATGCCTATGTTCCATACCATCCACGGCAGTACAGCGATGAGGGCACTTTCCACGCTCAAACTAGGACAATACCAGCACTGAAACCTCCATTCAGTGGCTACTTTAGCAGTATGCAGGAGCTGTCcacaaacaacaacatacaacTCAATAGCCAGAATCGAAATAGAAggccagctgcatcactgtccaGTCATGTTGGAGTTACCGCTCATCATATCGCTCAGGGAATGTCCCAGACTTCTTTAGTGAGAGTTGATGACTCTAAAGATTCTTCAGTCTCGGAAATGTCACACAGTGGACGGGACAGGATGTCCATAGGTTCACAAGGAGGAGCAAAAGACCGCTATTTCCCACCTCAGTCACAGCACCATGATACTGATCATAAAGACAATAATGCCTCCTTCAAACAAATTGACATCTATCTTCGCAATTTCTCTGTTCCAAGTAATCCCTTCAATATACCTGATTCAGCAAAACCTTCTGAACTGAGAGGGAGCCAAAGGCAACACCATGTGTCTAGCTCAAATGAGCATTCTGGTAGTTATCCTCCCAGTAAGCAACCCGAGCACAGGAGAAGTGCTGTTCATCTCAATCTTAAAGAGTACTCCCAACAACCCTTTCCAACTAAAAGCGAGTCAAAGATATGTCCCCAGAAAACACCTATGCTGTATTCTCTGGCCCAAGAGCACAATGACGACTGTCAAGATGAGATCAACAGTGGAAGTGCACAACAGGAAGCCCTTGACCGTCAGAGTGGCAAACAGGCAAGACGAAGTGACCGATTTGCCACCACCTTGCGCAACGAGATCCAGATGAGGAGGTCCCAGCTTCAAAAGAGTCAAAGCTCAGCCACTTTAGAAAGTCCTGTTGAAGCTGTAGAAGATCCTGCTGTCTGGAAGACCACTGGAACTTCTTCTCCCTCCTCGGATGGCTGCTTTTCCAGCTCATATAAAGACCATCTGAAAGAAGCCCAGGCCAGAGTCCTCCAGGCTACATCCTTTAGGAGAAAAGACCTTGAGCCAGTCTTGTTTGAGCATCCAGGTACTGAGGGTCCCACTCGGAAAGACACACCTCCGCTTCCAGGTGTCTCTGAGGTCCCACCTAGCAAACCCACCTCAGGGAGTAATCAGGTGCTTCGCATTGGTAGCCGCAAACGGTTTTCTGCAGAAAAGAAAGTTCAGTCTTTTTCTGAGCCAGATGAAATTCATGAAGTAGGAGTTAATGAGCGCTCCAGTGTGCCTGATAATGCTCCACCCTTGGAAAATCGGCACAGATTATTTGAGGCAGCGGGGAAACCAGTTTTCCCTAAGCCTATGCCAAAGCAAAACCTGCATATATCTGAAGACACCAGACTGTCCAAGTCGGGAGGCATGCATTATTCTGCAAAGAGTGACACAGCAGGGCAGAGAAACAGTGAAAGCTCAACCCCCATAGAGCACCACCTTAATGAAGGTCAGGATGGCCCCCACTCTGTGAACCGACAAGCCATGGTAGAACAAAAGCGACTTGGCACCTTTGCAGAGTATGAAGTCAAATGGAACATCCAAAGGAAAGCAGCCGAAACAAGGGTATCTGGACGATATCACTCTGCTGATAACATCCTTGATACAGGGAATGAGAGACAGAGTAACCCCATCTGTGTGCATGAAAGATCTAGATCctccccttctgctgacctctATGGGAAG AAACTTCCAGTTCAAGAAAAGAAGTCAGCTGACTATTCCAAACCTGAGACAAATCTCTGCGAACAGAATAAGAATAGTACAAG GTTACATGAAAAAGGATACAGTGAACTCGTATGCAAGGAGAAACCAGAAGAACCTCCTTTGGCTTTGACTAAAGAACTGGAGAAAAAGACTTTAGATCCTCCATCCTGTCATCATAAAACTGCACCGCATTTCTCTGACCATAGCACTTGCAGTGAACCTTCAACCCTCTCCAAAAACAAGAGCTCTGTTCTCTTGCCCCATCTGGAGAAGTACAAATACCCTGAGGGCACACCCCCTCCTCTTAGCAAATTTCAGGAGGTCCAGCCTGGACCATCAGGAGGAGTCTTGGCCTCACTTTCTCCTATCAACAATCAAAGCTCCGCCCCTCTTTCAGCCTCTGTTCCCTGGAAGGGTTCAGAGCACAGCAAAGGGCCAACCAGGGAGGAGGAGCTACAAGAAGAGCTTGTGCCTCCTCCCTTTCCACCTCCTCCCCCTCCAGCTGTCCTGCCCACTCAACAAACCGCTGGCCCGACCCAGCCCACCATGGAGGGGCAGCGTTCACCCTCGCCCCAGTTTGCTCCCCAGAGGCTGACTGACAAGCCCCCTGTCTCTGTCTCCATACAGGATGAAGCTCCTGGAAG gatggaTAGGATTAAAGATGAGAACACATCAGTGAAGAAAGTTCCCATTAAGATTGTTCACTTCGAGAGTGACATTGAAAAAGAAAGTCGACAATATCTTGACCTGCCCATCGAGACCCCTGTCAGCTCTCAAGGACCTGGAGGAACTCCTCTTCAGAGTTTGGGGAACCCAGATCAGTCATACTCTCTGTTCTGTACGTACACCAGGCAAAAGGACCAGGGGCCTGGTCTGAGAGAAGCAGATATGGGTCCTCTGAAAGACCAGGGTCCACAAACCAACATGAACCCAGTATCTTATGCGTTACATAGCCTGCAGACGATCCCTTTTTCAGATCAAAGCAGCAACGGAGTGTCTTCACATCCCTCGCAGTCAgatgatgacaaaaaaacaaaggaGCTAGCTAGAGACATAATGGACAAAGACAAGTCCCTAGTGGACATTTTAGACCAGAGTAAGATGAAGACCACCATGGATCTGATGGAGGGGATTTTCCCTCAGGGAGAGCAGTTACTGGAGGAGGCCCAACAGCGCAGGAAAGCTGCACCTAAACCGCTCTCTCCTCGCAACTCTGTAGAGAA GAAAGAGGAGGACAGCCCGGTGGCAGCCACTGCTTTAGGGACTAATTCAACCTACTACAGTACATCTGCACCCAAAGCAGAGCTGCTGATTAAGATGAAGGACATGCAGGAACAGAGTGTGGAACACAGCTccgaggaggagctggaggaggacGATGAAAGTGATCTTGCCAGCAGGAAG CAAGAGTTGATTGACAGTCTCAGCAAGAAGTTGCAGGTGTTGAAGGAAGCTCAGGAGAGTCTACAGGAGGATGTGCAGGACAACAATGCTCTCGGGGAGGAAGTTGAGGCCATCGTACAGGGTGTTTGCAAGCCTAATGAACTTGAAAAGTTCCGTATGTTCGTTGGAGATCTTGATAAAGTGGTCAACCTTCTGCTGTCTCTGTCTGGACGCTTGGCTAGAGTAGAGAATGCCCTGAACAGCCTGGAGGAAGACGCTTCACTGGAGGAGAGG CGTACACTGACAGAGAAACGCAAACTTCTGATCCGTCAACATGAGGATGCTAAGGAGCTGAAGGAGAATCTGGACAGGAGAGAACGGGTGGTCTACGACATCCTGGCCAGCTACCTGTCAGAGGAGAATATGGCTGACTATGAGCACTTTGTGAAGATGAAATCCGCCCTTATTATAGAGCAACGAAAGCTTGAGGACAAGATAAAACTCGGGGAGGAGCAGCTCAATTGTCTGATGGACAGTCTCCCAATGGACCAGAGGATAAGCAACTGA